The following proteins are encoded in a genomic region of Hymenobacter siberiensis:
- a CDS encoding SusD/RagB family nutrient-binding outer membrane lipoprotein, protein MNNKKLIGITLAAAVALSTMSCNRDKFLDINTTPNSPTAVTMPVLLTSTIINTGFMATNDLGRASALLAQQYAGIGNQPAAYDVYILRGSFDNQWNFELYGGTLINSQTLIDLAATKGNPAYSGIAKLMKAYNFSVVTDLYGDIPYSQALQGNANLHPRYDKQEDIYKGNSGLGITGLIDLVKDGLADLDKAGPVKPGVSDDPVYGKTADNIAQWKKMGNMLLLKFANTISVKEPALATSIINTASAKAFTANTDDFEVPFGSSVGNQSPLYLYNFVTRPDDQMMSQTILNKMNALNDPRLPIYFTPTPTPTATVNTTGTVTTIPGPLVSGVPTPALLTFTGYVNGNNVPVPSRPLGYRSRYNTYITGVSGEAPARLLTNAQRLFILAESALTLPGVTLPAGSTAQSLYQSAIRASMTKAGLTSSAVDAYFLANPGVATLSTNTETAKEQIITQKWISWVGTGIEAYNDYRRTGYPALAPALNASGDDATLPKRFPYPLSELTANAGAENQDAGIRTSVKVWWGK, encoded by the coding sequence ATGAATAACAAGAAACTAATCGGCATTACGCTGGCAGCCGCCGTGGCTCTTTCCACGATGAGCTGCAATCGGGACAAGTTCCTGGATATTAATACTACTCCTAACAGCCCAACAGCTGTGACAATGCCGGTGCTGCTTACCAGCACGATTATTAACACGGGCTTCATGGCCACCAACGACCTGGGCCGTGCCTCTGCACTGCTTGCCCAGCAGTATGCGGGCATTGGCAACCAGCCGGCTGCTTACGACGTGTACATTCTGCGTGGTTCTTTCGACAACCAGTGGAACTTTGAGCTTTACGGCGGCACCCTCATCAATTCGCAGACGCTGATTGATTTGGCCGCTACCAAGGGCAACCCTGCCTACAGCGGCATTGCCAAGCTGATGAAGGCCTATAACTTCTCGGTAGTTACCGACCTCTACGGAGACATCCCTTATTCGCAAGCCCTGCAAGGCAATGCCAACCTGCACCCGCGTTACGACAAGCAGGAGGATATTTACAAAGGCAACAGCGGCCTAGGAATCACAGGTCTGATTGACCTGGTGAAAGACGGTCTGGCTGACCTGGATAAGGCTGGCCCCGTTAAACCAGGCGTATCTGATGACCCGGTTTATGGCAAAACGGCCGATAACATCGCGCAGTGGAAGAAGATGGGCAACATGCTGCTGCTCAAATTCGCCAACACCATCAGCGTGAAAGAGCCGGCTCTGGCTACTTCCATCATCAATACGGCGTCGGCCAAAGCTTTCACGGCCAACACCGACGACTTCGAGGTGCCTTTTGGCTCCTCCGTGGGCAACCAGAGCCCGTTGTACCTGTACAACTTCGTTACCCGTCCTGACGACCAGATGATGAGCCAGACCATTCTCAACAAGATGAATGCGCTGAACGACCCCCGGTTGCCTATTTACTTTACCCCGACCCCCACTCCTACGGCCACGGTTAACACAACTGGAACCGTGACCACCATTCCCGGCCCGCTGGTGAGTGGCGTGCCTACGCCTGCGCTCCTGACTTTTACGGGCTATGTCAACGGCAACAACGTTCCCGTGCCTTCGCGCCCCCTCGGCTATCGGTCGCGCTACAACACGTACATCACCGGGGTATCCGGCGAAGCTCCGGCTCGTCTGCTGACCAACGCACAGCGTTTGTTCATTCTGGCCGAATCGGCTCTGACCCTGCCCGGTGTTACGCTACCCGCTGGCAGCACTGCTCAGTCGCTCTACCAGTCGGCCATCAGGGCTTCGATGACCAAGGCCGGCCTTACTTCCTCAGCCGTCGACGCCTACTTTTTAGCTAACCCAGGCGTAGCTACCCTCAGCACGAACACGGAAACTGCCAAAGAACAGATTATCACCCAGAAATGGATTTCGTGGGTTGGCACCGGTATCGAGGCTTACAACGATTACCGCCGCACTGGTTATCCCGCGCTGGCTCCGGCATTGAACGCATCGGGAGATGACGCTACTTTGCCCAAACGGTTCCCCTACCCTCTCTCCGAGCTAACTGCCAACGCAGGCGCGGAGAACCAGGATGCCGGCATCCGTACCAGCGTAAAAGTATGGTGGGGCAAGTAG
- a CDS encoding SusC/RagA family TonB-linked outer membrane protein, with product MAQTRTVSGKVTDQKSSEGLPGVTVLLKGTTTGVSTNASGAYSLVVPETGGTLVFSSVGMATKERAIGADSQINIALAQDTRELSEVVVTALGIEKDTRSLGYSTQQIKADQISQKSEPNVLSSLQGKVSGVNITNSSGLPGSSTNINIRGITSLQGSNQPLFVVDGIPISNDLDRSLGGAGLGSLGAAQTSNRALDIDPEIIASINILKGPAAAALYGSRAAAGAIIITTKSGGSANKKLEVTGTSSFNIQNVYGLARLQTDYGQGTNGVVTTTGGLGDIYTASGLSFGPRFGTTPTLANGLLLTNGNQLPYQNYPNNIKEFYRQGTIWTNGVNIAGGTAEQNVTLSVNNTNQKGITQNSELTRTNVTLGGNTKLLNKLRAGGSINFVQTDQTGVLQGNNGSAFATLSNRVPRSLNLQGNPYIDPVTGANQYFPGVENPYFSLTQNPTTSSLTRFINVANLGYEATPWLKIDYRAGLDTYTDRRKQVFAIGSIRQPTGQVQDQVFYRSEFNSDLIVTAHKDNLFFEGFNASLLVGQNVNQRRFQNIASQADNLTLPGFYNAQNGSVFSNGTGESTSLRRILGVYSQLSLAYNNYLFLELTGRADQSSTLPVANNTFFYPSATASFVFTDALKIQSNIFSYGKIRANVSKVGRDADPFVLATTYSSASMGNNVSSINFPFTANGTTYPGFAISNTIGSNTLTPEFTKSYEVGTNLGFFKNHLSFELTYFYTRSENQILPVTVASSSGFNARYANVGRLDNKGFEGLMNLNPIRTSNFRWDITANFTRIKNEVISITEGVTSSSVNGSAFIGSVPSFKVGQPYGVIIGNALPRVQPLNAAGQPNDPQYVGKYIINPTNGSFDTGIPNSVIANPNPLWQGGLTNTFNYRGVELSFLVDAKYGGQLLSFTNASLKGSGNLYETGMNRDAPRIIPGVIANGDGTYRPNNIQIDAQTYWGASGGLQSQLNVYDATVYRLREVSLGYSVPTGLLSHTPFGQVRLSVSGRNLYFYAPNANFDPDVNTQGAGNIRGLEVQGAPNTRNYGVNLRFTL from the coding sequence ATGGCGCAAACGCGTACCGTTTCCGGAAAGGTAACAGACCAGAAGTCCTCCGAAGGCTTGCCCGGAGTGACTGTGCTTCTGAAAGGAACCACGACCGGAGTATCGACCAATGCCAGCGGTGCTTATAGCTTAGTGGTACCCGAAACGGGTGGCACACTCGTATTCTCATCCGTTGGAATGGCCACAAAAGAGCGGGCTATTGGGGCCGACTCGCAAATTAACATTGCACTGGCACAGGACACCCGTGAGCTGAGCGAAGTGGTGGTAACGGCGCTCGGCATCGAGAAAGACACTCGCTCGCTGGGCTACTCTACGCAGCAAATCAAGGCTGACCAGATTTCGCAGAAATCTGAGCCCAACGTGCTTAGCTCCTTGCAGGGCAAAGTATCGGGGGTAAACATCACGAACTCCAGCGGCCTGCCGGGTTCTTCTACCAACATCAACATCCGCGGCATTACATCGCTGCAGGGCAGCAACCAACCGCTGTTCGTAGTTGATGGCATTCCGATTAGCAACGACCTGGACCGCAGCTTGGGAGGCGCAGGCCTGGGCTCGCTGGGTGCAGCTCAGACGTCGAACCGGGCTTTGGACATCGACCCGGAAATCATTGCCAGCATCAACATCCTGAAAGGCCCTGCAGCTGCAGCGCTTTACGGCTCGCGGGCAGCGGCTGGTGCCATCATCATTACTACCAAAAGCGGCGGTAGCGCCAACAAAAAGCTGGAAGTAACGGGCACGTCGAGCTTCAACATCCAAAACGTATACGGCTTGGCACGTTTGCAGACCGACTACGGCCAAGGCACCAACGGTGTGGTAACGACGACTGGCGGCCTGGGAGATATCTACACCGCCAGCGGCCTGTCATTCGGCCCCCGCTTTGGTACGACTCCTACGCTGGCCAACGGCTTGTTGCTGACTAATGGCAACCAGCTCCCTTACCAGAACTACCCGAACAACATTAAGGAGTTCTACCGTCAGGGCACTATCTGGACCAATGGGGTGAACATCGCCGGTGGCACCGCCGAGCAGAACGTTACGCTCAGCGTGAACAATACCAACCAGAAAGGCATCACCCAGAACTCGGAACTGACTCGCACCAACGTAACACTGGGCGGCAACACCAAGCTGCTGAATAAGTTGCGAGCTGGTGGCTCCATCAACTTTGTTCAGACTGACCAGACGGGTGTATTGCAGGGCAACAACGGTTCGGCATTCGCTACGCTCTCCAACCGGGTTCCCCGCAGCCTCAACCTGCAGGGCAATCCCTACATCGACCCGGTAACGGGTGCCAACCAGTACTTCCCTGGTGTAGAAAACCCTTATTTCAGCCTTACGCAGAACCCCACGACCTCCTCGCTGACGCGCTTTATCAACGTTGCCAACCTGGGCTACGAGGCTACTCCCTGGCTGAAAATTGACTACCGCGCAGGTTTGGATACTTACACCGACCGCCGGAAGCAGGTGTTCGCCATTGGCTCGATTCGCCAGCCTACGGGGCAGGTACAGGACCAGGTGTTTTACCGTAGCGAGTTCAACAGCGACCTTATCGTAACGGCTCACAAAGACAACCTGTTCTTTGAAGGCTTTAACGCTTCGTTGCTGGTGGGCCAGAACGTGAACCAGCGCCGCTTCCAGAACATTGCTTCGCAGGCAGATAACCTCACCCTGCCGGGCTTCTACAATGCTCAGAACGGCAGCGTATTCTCGAATGGCACGGGCGAAAGCACGTCGCTGCGCCGGATTCTGGGCGTGTATAGCCAGTTGTCGCTGGCCTATAACAACTACCTGTTTCTGGAATTGACGGGCCGTGCTGACCAATCGTCGACGCTGCCGGTTGCCAACAACACCTTCTTCTACCCTTCGGCTACGGCCAGCTTCGTATTCACGGACGCGCTTAAGATTCAGTCGAACATCTTCTCCTATGGTAAGATTCGTGCCAACGTTTCGAAAGTAGGCCGCGATGCGGACCCGTTCGTACTCGCTACCACGTATAGCAGCGCCAGCATGGGCAACAACGTTTCGAGCATTAACTTCCCTTTCACGGCTAACGGCACTACCTACCCAGGTTTCGCCATCAGCAACACGATTGGCAGCAACACGCTCACGCCCGAGTTCACGAAGTCGTACGAAGTTGGCACGAACCTGGGCTTCTTCAAGAACCACCTGAGCTTCGAGCTGACGTACTTCTACACGCGCAGCGAAAACCAGATTCTGCCCGTAACCGTGGCATCATCGAGCGGCTTTAACGCCCGCTATGCCAACGTAGGCCGCCTTGACAACAAAGGCTTTGAAGGCCTGATGAACCTGAACCCGATTCGGACGTCGAATTTCCGTTGGGACATCACGGCCAACTTTACCCGCATCAAGAACGAGGTTATCTCCATCACGGAAGGCGTAACCAGCTCCTCCGTAAACGGTTCTGCTTTCATTGGCTCGGTGCCTTCGTTCAAAGTAGGCCAGCCCTATGGTGTAATCATCGGCAACGCTTTGCCGCGTGTGCAGCCCCTCAACGCTGCCGGCCAGCCCAACGACCCACAGTACGTAGGCAAGTACATCATCAACCCCACCAATGGCTCGTTTGACACGGGCATCCCTAACTCGGTAATTGCCAACCCTAACCCGCTGTGGCAGGGTGGCCTGACCAACACGTTCAACTACCGTGGCGTTGAGCTTTCATTCCTGGTTGACGCTAAATATGGCGGACAACTCCTTTCGTTCACCAATGCATCATTGAAAGGTAGCGGCAACCTCTACGAAACCGGTATGAACCGCGATGCTCCGCGCATCATTCCCGGCGTAATTGCCAACGGTGACGGTACTTACCGCCCCAACAACATTCAGATTGACGCCCAGACGTACTGGGGTGCTTCGGGTGGCCTGCAAAGCCAGCTCAACGTGTACGACGCTACGGTATACCGCCTGCGCGAAGTTTCCCTGGGCTACTCCGTACCCACGGGCCTGCTGTCGCACACGCCCTTCGGCCAGGTTCGCCTGTCAGTTTCGGGCCGCAACCTGTATTTCTACGCACCCAATGCCAACTTCGACCCGGACGTGAACACCCAGGGCGCAGGCAACATCCGGGGCCTCGAAGTGCAAGGCGCACCAAACACGCGCAACTACGGTGTTAACCTCCGTTTTACCCTATAA
- the hslU gene encoding ATP-dependent protease ATPase subunit HslU: protein MLNQDFLTPAQIVAELDKYIIGQHEAKRHVAIALRNRWRRLHAPADMQAEIVPNNILMIGATGVGKTEIARRLANLADAPFVKVEASKFTEVGYVGRDVESMVRDLAEQSFNRVKARRQDAVKAQAADAVEELILDALIPAIQQPAGAKTGLGFGGGGGDDVPHSDAELNERTRERFRQKIKNGELEDRKIEIQVAQAGPSIGVMGAPPGMDEGTLSGLQDMLGNMMPKKTRKRKVTVAEARKLLLDEEAAKLIDMDDVKDEAIRQCENAGIIFIDEIDKVASSGGKNGGGGPDVSRQGVQRDLLPIVEGSAVNTKYGIVNTDHILFIAAGAFHVSKPSDLIPELQGRFPIRVELQSLTKDDFFRILKDPKNALTKQYEALLKAEEVELTFEDAALERIAEIAFEVNAEVENIGARRLHTVMSRLLNDILYDVPDKIGANARILITAALVNERLNDMVKNRDLSQYIL from the coding sequence ATGCTCAACCAAGATTTTCTCACCCCGGCCCAAATCGTGGCCGAGCTCGATAAATACATCATCGGCCAGCACGAGGCCAAGCGCCACGTGGCCATTGCCCTGCGCAACCGTTGGCGCCGTCTGCACGCTCCGGCCGATATGCAGGCCGAAATTGTCCCGAACAACATCCTCATGATTGGGGCCACCGGCGTGGGCAAAACCGAAATTGCCCGCCGCCTGGCCAATCTCGCCGATGCGCCCTTTGTGAAAGTGGAAGCCAGTAAGTTCACCGAAGTGGGCTATGTGGGCCGCGATGTGGAAAGCATGGTGCGCGACCTGGCCGAGCAGTCCTTCAACCGCGTGAAGGCCCGCCGCCAGGATGCCGTGAAAGCCCAGGCTGCCGACGCCGTGGAGGAGCTCATTCTCGATGCCCTGATTCCGGCCATCCAGCAGCCCGCTGGTGCTAAAACCGGCCTCGGCTTTGGCGGTGGGGGAGGCGATGACGTGCCCCATTCCGATGCCGAGCTCAACGAGCGTACCCGCGAGCGGTTCCGTCAGAAGATTAAAAATGGCGAGCTCGAAGACCGCAAAATCGAAATTCAGGTGGCGCAGGCCGGTCCCAGCATTGGCGTGATGGGCGCACCTCCCGGCATGGACGAGGGTACACTCTCGGGCCTGCAGGACATGCTAGGCAACATGATGCCCAAAAAGACCCGCAAGCGCAAAGTGACCGTGGCCGAAGCCCGCAAGCTCCTCCTCGACGAAGAAGCCGCCAAGCTCATCGACATGGACGACGTGAAGGACGAAGCCATCCGCCAATGCGAAAATGCCGGCATCATCTTCATCGACGAGATTGACAAAGTAGCCAGCAGCGGCGGCAAAAACGGCGGCGGTGGCCCCGACGTGAGCCGCCAGGGCGTGCAGCGCGACCTGCTGCCCATCGTGGAAGGCTCGGCCGTGAACACCAAGTACGGCATCGTCAACACCGACCATATCCTGTTCATCGCCGCCGGAGCTTTCCACGTCTCCAAGCCCAGCGACCTCATTCCCGAACTGCAGGGCCGCTTCCCCATCCGTGTCGAGCTGCAAAGCCTGACCAAGGACGACTTCTTCCGCATCCTGAAAGACCCCAAAAATGCCCTCACCAAGCAATACGAGGCCCTGCTCAAAGCCGAAGAGGTCGAGCTAACCTTTGAGGATGCTGCGCTGGAGCGCATTGCCGAAATCGCCTTCGAGGTCAATGCCGAGGTTGAGAACATTGGCGCCCGCCGCCTGCACACCGTCATGAGCCGCCTGCTCAACGACATCCTCTACGACGTGCCCGACAAGATTGGGGCCAACGCCCGCATCCTCATCACCGCCGCCCTCGTGAACGAGCGGCTGAATGACATGGTGAAAAACCGGGATTTGAGCCAGTATATTTTGTAA
- the porQ gene encoding type IX secretion system protein PorQ, translating to MKHLSARRIIGFCVVGASLAVRSVAAQQLGGRTVFPFLDLPPSAHLAALGGMSVSDRNDDPTMLYGNPALLNADMDGRLALSYVAYLADIKQSTAAYVFNTEKAGRFGMGITYLNYGSFESYDPAGNSLGTFGVNEYTVGVSDSYTKGKFTFGATTKLAVSSIAGSRSLAGVADAGVVYKHPTADFTAGLAVKNAGYQFSPYPGTERGRLPLDVQIGATVKPEHMPLRFSLTAHHLQQWDIQYLDPNARGTLDASGNEKKATKSFGDNLARHLTVSAALILGKGFQLRAGYNHLQRRELRLDNTSGSAGLAFGVMLKISTFQIDYTHATLQAAGSSEYFTISRNFNSLFKKKE from the coding sequence ATGAAGCACCTCTCCGCCCGCCGGATTATTGGTTTTTGTGTTGTTGGGGCTAGTCTGGCCGTGCGTTCGGTGGCCGCGCAGCAGCTGGGCGGCCGCACCGTGTTTCCGTTTCTGGACCTGCCGCCCAGCGCGCACCTGGCGGCTCTGGGCGGCATGAGCGTCTCAGACCGCAACGACGACCCCACCATGCTCTATGGCAACCCGGCGCTGCTCAATGCTGACATGGATGGCCGTCTGGCCCTGAGCTACGTGGCCTACCTCGCCGATATCAAGCAGAGCACCGCCGCCTACGTGTTCAATACCGAGAAAGCCGGGCGCTTCGGCATGGGCATCACCTACCTCAACTACGGCAGCTTCGAGAGCTACGACCCTGCCGGCAACAGCCTCGGCACGTTCGGCGTGAACGAGTACACCGTGGGCGTGAGTGATTCCTACACCAAGGGCAAATTCACGTTTGGCGCCACCACTAAGCTGGCCGTATCCAGCATTGCGGGCAGCCGCTCGCTGGCCGGTGTGGCCGATGCCGGCGTAGTGTACAAGCACCCCACGGCTGATTTCACGGCGGGCCTGGCTGTGAAAAATGCCGGCTATCAGTTCTCGCCCTATCCTGGCACCGAGCGCGGCCGGCTGCCGCTCGATGTGCAGATTGGGGCCACCGTGAAGCCCGAGCACATGCCGCTGCGCTTCTCGCTCACGGCACATCATCTGCAGCAGTGGGACATTCAGTACCTCGACCCCAATGCCCGCGGCACCCTCGACGCCAGCGGCAACGAGAAGAAGGCCACCAAAAGCTTTGGCGACAACCTGGCTCGGCACCTCACCGTCAGCGCCGCCCTGATACTCGGCAAGGGCTTTCAGCTCCGGGCCGGCTACAACCACTTGCAGCGCCGCGAGCTGCGCCTCGACAATACCAGCGGCAGCGCCGGCCTGGCCTTTGGCGTGATGCTGAAGATTAGCACGTTTCAGATTGATTATACCCATGCCACCCTGCAGGCGGCCGGTTCCAGCGAATATTTCACCATTTCGCGCAACTTTAATTCGCTGTTTAAGAAGAAGGAATAA